A region of the Salvelinus sp. IW2-2015 unplaced genomic scaffold, ASM291031v2 Un_scaffold6219, whole genome shotgun sequence genome:
gaacgcgtttccactactccagagaacgcgtttccactactccagagaacgcgtttccactactccagagaacgcgtttccactactccagagtccaatggcgatgagctttacaccactcggcggtcccgttctgtgtgcttgcatggcctaccacttcgcggccgagccgttgttgatcctaaacgtttccacttcacaagtgttactgtacagccattgagctctgacgtcatgtatagcgtgttactgtacagccactgagctctgacgtcatgtatagcgtgttactgtacagacactgagctctgacgtcatgtatagcgtgttactgtacagaagaagaagagactgttaaaagagaagtagagggtgaggctgttactgtgaaagaagaagagactgttacaagagaaagagagggtgaggctgttactgtGAAAGATGAAGAGATAGAAGTTAGAGTGAATGAAGACAAAGGACAGTTCTgagtgaaagaggagggggaTGTTACCAAAGATTTGTTTTTCTGTGATGTtaaaaaaagaggaggaagaggttgaCGTTTGATTTGATCATTTCTAATCAACACTTTACTTTTGATGCAAatcaaagatttaaaaaataggcCAGATGTTTTTAGAATAATTCATATTTTCAGCTTGATGTTTCTATGACAATCCATGGAAAAACGTTATTGCAGATCAGAgtttaaaatgcattttttttacgTCTTGATGTGTTCCTATCAAATCAACACTTCGATGCAAatcaaaggttgtaaaagtaggCCAGGCTTGTTTTGAATCATTTAATATAATGTGAACATGTTTTAATGTTGGATATAAAAACAACTGTACTTCGGTTACTTACTGGTGTTaatccctgcctcctcctcttcttcttcttcttctttcaatgtgacagttatctctccctccactccaaaaactgcatcctcctcctcttcctcctctttttttaCATCACAGATATACAAACCTTTGGTAACAtccccctcctctttcactctaacatccatctcttcttctttcactgtaacagcatCACCCTCGGCTTCTATTTTAacagtctcttcttctttcactgtaacagcctcatcCTCTACTTCTCTTTTAACTGCGACAtcatcttcttccttctcctctttcacgagAGTTTGTTTATCCGTCCACCAGATCGCCTCTTCTTTAGTATGGGGGCAGTATCTTTGTGAGCTCATGGTCgaggaagttagctagctaattagctagttagcattagcgatTAGACTAGTGATAGGCTAATTTAACCAGCCAGCTTGCTAACAacgtaaatatgaaattaaat
Encoded here:
- the LOC139026880 gene encoding gelsolin-related protein of 125 kDa-like; this translates as MSSQRYCPHTKEEAIWWTDKQTLVKEEKEEDDVAVKREVEDEAVTVKEEETVKIEAEGDAVTVKEEEMDVRVKEEGDVTKGLYICDVKKEEEEEEDAVFGVEGEITVTLKEEEEEEEEAGINTRERPHSHSRKSPSGEPDPEMPIQPDNTNAPSVESILPSTEPKTA